Proteins encoded in a region of the Agromyces protaetiae genome:
- a CDS encoding pirin family protein, translating to MSNLERDPVELQVPVREPAGPAMTVLQPRDVPLGGVRAMQVRRTLPQRGRTTIGAWCFADHYGPDEVAETGGMVVPPHPHTGLQTVSWLFEGEIEHRDSTGVRALVRPGAVNLMTAGRGISHSEVSTSGTTRLHGVQLWVALPDASRHTMPVFEHAETTPVPVDDATVRVFAGSLPGVPGEASVTAFSPLVGAQIELPAGGEAWIDLDPAFEHGVLVDLGPVGVTVPKRDDEADEAPEGADGLAVAGHTTVLERSELGHLATGYDGVRLRASDAPVRVILIGGVPFGEQLVMWWNFIGRDHDEIVEFRRQWQADVIDGADRDGRFGTVDGYDGDALPAPELPTVRLKPRD from the coding sequence GTGAGCAACCTCGAGCGCGACCCGGTCGAGTTGCAGGTTCCCGTGCGCGAGCCTGCCGGCCCTGCCATGACCGTCCTGCAGCCGCGCGACGTTCCGCTGGGCGGCGTCCGCGCCATGCAGGTGCGCCGGACGCTCCCCCAGCGCGGCCGCACCACGATCGGGGCCTGGTGCTTCGCCGACCACTATGGGCCGGACGAGGTCGCCGAGACCGGCGGCATGGTGGTCCCGCCGCATCCGCACACCGGCCTGCAGACCGTCAGCTGGCTGTTCGAGGGCGAGATCGAGCACCGCGACTCGACCGGCGTGCGCGCACTCGTGCGTCCCGGCGCCGTGAACCTCATGACCGCCGGTCGCGGCATCTCGCACTCCGAGGTCTCGACGTCCGGGACGACGCGCCTCCACGGCGTCCAGCTCTGGGTCGCGCTTCCGGATGCCTCGCGGCACACGATGCCCGTCTTCGAGCACGCCGAGACGACGCCCGTGCCGGTCGACGACGCGACCGTCCGCGTGTTCGCGGGGTCCCTGCCGGGTGTGCCAGGCGAGGCATCCGTCACCGCCTTCTCGCCGCTCGTCGGCGCCCAGATCGAGCTGCCGGCCGGCGGCGAGGCGTGGATCGACCTCGATCCCGCGTTCGAGCACGGCGTGCTCGTCGACCTCGGCCCCGTGGGGGTGACCGTGCCCAAACGCGACGACGAGGCCGACGAGGCGCCCGAGGGCGCCGACGGGCTCGCGGTCGCCGGGCATACGACCGTGCTCGAGCGCAGCGAGCTCGGTCACCTCGCGACCGGCTACGACGGCGTGCGGCTGCGCGCATCGGATGCCCCGGTCCGGGTGATCCTCATCGGCGGTGTGCCGTTCGGCGAACAGCTCGTCATGTGGTGGAACTTCATCGGCCGCGACCACGACGAGATCGTCGAGTTCCGCCGCCAGTGGCAGGCCGACGTCATCGACGGTGCCGACCGTGACGGCCGTTTCGGCACGGTCGACGGCTACGACGGCGACGCACTGCCCGCGCCCGAGCTGCCGACCGTCCGGCTGAAGCCCCGCGACTGA
- the lysS gene encoding lysine--tRNA ligase: MADTQTDAAAEPTPEEISEQKAVRLAKRDRLNDGAALGEGAYPVSLPITATIPEVRDRYVGLGVDEASGDTVGIAGRVVHLRNTGKLCFAALQSGDGTRIQAMVSLAEVGEDSLKEWKELVDLGDHLFVSGEVITSRRGELSIMVREWRVAAKTILPLPNLHSELSEETRVRSRYLDLIAREQARANVVDRARVNASLRATFANRGFIEVETPMLQVMHGGASARPFVTHSNAFDTELYLRIAPELYLKRAVVGGIERVFEINRNFRNEGADSTHSPEFAMLEAYEAYGDYHSMAALTQQLVQDAAMVTSGSLVVTWADGTEFDLGGEWPRISMYGSLSEAVGEQITPETGMDRLKELADAVGLEVDHPLPGKYVEELWEHHVKPGLERPTFVMDFPLDTSPLVRWHRETPGVVEKWDLYVRGFELATGYSELVDPVVQRDRFVEQAKLAAGGDPEAMRLDEEFLRALEFGMPPTGGMGMGIDRLLMAITGLGIRETILFPLVK, from the coding sequence ATGGCCGACACGCAGACCGACGCCGCAGCCGAGCCGACCCCGGAGGAGATCTCCGAGCAGAAGGCCGTGCGGCTCGCCAAGCGCGACCGACTCAACGACGGCGCCGCGCTCGGCGAGGGCGCCTACCCGGTCAGCCTGCCCATCACGGCCACGATCCCCGAGGTGCGCGACCGCTACGTCGGCCTCGGCGTCGACGAGGCGAGCGGCGACACCGTCGGCATCGCGGGCCGAGTCGTGCACCTGCGCAACACCGGCAAGCTCTGCTTCGCCGCGCTGCAGTCCGGCGACGGCACGCGCATCCAGGCCATGGTCTCGCTCGCCGAGGTGGGCGAGGACTCGCTCAAGGAGTGGAAGGAACTCGTCGACCTCGGCGATCATCTGTTCGTCTCGGGCGAAGTGATCACGAGCCGTCGCGGCGAGCTCTCGATCATGGTGCGCGAGTGGCGGGTCGCAGCGAAGACGATCCTGCCGCTGCCGAACCTGCACAGCGAACTCTCCGAGGAGACCCGGGTCCGCAGCCGATATCTCGACCTCATCGCGCGCGAGCAGGCGCGCGCCAACGTCGTCGACCGTGCCCGCGTGAACGCGAGCCTGCGAGCGACCTTCGCGAACCGCGGCTTCATCGAGGTCGAGACCCCCATGCTCCAGGTCATGCACGGCGGGGCATCCGCCCGGCCGTTCGTGACGCACTCCAACGCGTTCGACACCGAGCTGTACCTGCGCATCGCGCCCGAGCTGTACCTCAAGCGCGCCGTCGTCGGCGGCATCGAGCGCGTGTTCGAGATCAACCGCAACTTCCGCAACGAGGGCGCGGACTCCACCCACTCGCCCGAGTTCGCGATGCTCGAGGCGTACGAGGCGTACGGCGACTACCACTCGATGGCCGCGCTCACCCAGCAGCTCGTCCAGGATGCCGCGATGGTCACGAGCGGCTCGCTCGTGGTGACCTGGGCCGACGGCACCGAGTTCGACCTCGGCGGCGAGTGGCCGCGCATCTCGATGTACGGGTCGCTCTCCGAGGCGGTCGGCGAGCAGATCACGCCCGAGACCGGCATGGATCGGCTCAAGGAGCTCGCCGACGCGGTGGGCCTCGAGGTCGACCACCCGCTGCCCGGCAAGTACGTCGAAGAGCTCTGGGAGCACCACGTGAAGCCCGGGCTCGAGCGCCCGACGTTCGTCATGGACTTCCCGCTCGACACGTCGCCGCTCGTGCGCTGGCACCGGGAGACCCCTGGTGTGGTCGAGAAGTGGGACCTGTACGTGCGCGGGTTCGAGCTCGCGACCGGGTATTCCGAGCTCGTCGACCCCGTCGTGCAGCGCGACCGGTTCGTCGAGCAGGCGAAGCTCGCCGCGGGCGGCGACCCCGAGGCCATGCGCCTCGACGAGGAGTTCCTGCGTGCGCTCGAGTTCGGCATGCCGCCCACCGGTGGCATGGGCATGGGCATCGACCGGCTGCTCATGGCGATCACGGGGCTCGGGATCCGCGAGACGATCCTGTTCCCGCTGGTCAAGTGA
- a CDS encoding RHS repeat protein, with product MIGRAGGIPRRAGVGMGAALTAVALVVVGSMTSAWASPTGNPGAGAPVVGGFGLGDGLEGLIDERDGALSVSVAVAELTLTWDSRSSAEDRYGFGSGWGIGLSRVDTEGGVYVSPSSGGRYAADDTQVSGLSGYPTADVRFEQVPGGVLQGRPDEARGEVGYSFVLRELGGLTTYFSVDGDPVARVSATGQRLDWAWHPVSPHRLLSVVDEFGVVTALDWTDPGAVIVRPGENLPPPDHGAASEWRIELDGGQVTSVVDPIGDRARVGYAPSGLVDRLSGSSGAITSVAWQSHEDQVPRISTLRTTDASGTELSTRSWSLGDANLASGWPDVQTPVDLGLAPASSFRYESEISDGSTRVRSVYGPLHTLQSRVLVASTASGDLELQSQTFTYPEAAGGAADPGALPVNWSRPLVTEVTHSDETGATRTLTEQFEYDDVGRLVLRTQPDGTVVEVEYAPSSPGETGPPIGLPVLETTTAPDGLITRARHTLTDDGTSLLATEELTGRTGGELAPVSRTEYTVEPDGYVSEERVFPGGDPDAEPVVTQHRRSIDLDRGEMTGSETIAAGSSAEATTTTVTSLRHGGVTEQVDALGNRATATFDVLGRLLTETAAGLTTTTAYESAERHGRNATTVTDPAGRASTEIVDPLGRITAAHDNIDHGVVSPGHVRVAETRTYPAPGLVEVTDAWGAVTKTRQDIFGRTVESVAPGGLTMQTDADGTITTTTYWADGSRKRRTRANATTGEQTDIGYYWSGGMLVNETHASGDTDAAADAAADAAAEVSYLIGAGRHARTTPDGTQYSDADRHGNIVETTDEHGIRAAYYSYSDYGIARITGPGNDATGIARNPFQYAGEYTSEDGTQPLGSRTYDPRLMQFTTPDTEPLHNLRAYADLNPIMNVDPSGTSANLDEVLNWVMFGVAVTAAAFSVPTLAAATPVGAPAIFSFAAAVVAGAADAVNLGITAAVLIKQYKPQWYGDADTSMLESEELRRAGYGLAAAAAPGALSALLSRGFTRLANPKIVKNESFVSDLKHLDDDHRAAALRIRMKKDRTGKAYFHGTKLYAYTKIRQMGFKAPSGSDRALYGIGTYLAKDSRTSVRDYGRHLIRLDPGGVVRAMKVDAFRQWSTPGSGTVYGLRNPYWTKTSPFWVRKYTRMFASVDEVEAYRERHSIQAVFIARDFEGTVSHPGHGTVLHYLRVPQSTVASGVLTKSRLTFLFPSTPAPGLPPRGRW from the coding sequence ATGATCGGTCGTGCTGGCGGCATTCCGCGCCGTGCGGGCGTCGGCATGGGAGCGGCGCTGACGGCCGTAGCGCTCGTCGTCGTCGGCAGCATGACCTCGGCGTGGGCTTCCCCGACCGGGAACCCAGGAGCCGGCGCGCCGGTGGTTGGCGGGTTCGGGCTGGGCGACGGCCTCGAAGGCCTCATCGACGAGCGCGACGGCGCGCTCTCCGTATCGGTGGCTGTGGCGGAGCTCACCCTGACCTGGGACTCCCGTTCGAGCGCCGAAGATCGGTACGGGTTCGGTTCGGGGTGGGGCATCGGCCTGAGCCGGGTCGACACCGAGGGAGGCGTGTACGTGTCGCCCTCGTCGGGCGGCAGGTATGCCGCGGATGACACGCAGGTGTCGGGGCTCTCCGGGTATCCGACGGCGGATGTGCGCTTCGAGCAGGTGCCCGGCGGGGTGCTGCAGGGCCGGCCCGACGAAGCTCGTGGTGAGGTCGGATACTCCTTCGTCCTCCGCGAACTCGGAGGTCTGACGACGTATTTCTCCGTCGACGGCGACCCGGTGGCCCGGGTCTCCGCGACGGGGCAGCGGTTGGATTGGGCGTGGCACCCGGTGAGCCCGCACCGTCTGCTGTCGGTGGTCGACGAGTTCGGCGTCGTCACCGCATTGGACTGGACGGATCCGGGCGCGGTGATCGTGCGCCCTGGCGAGAACCTTCCGCCGCCCGACCATGGTGCCGCGTCGGAATGGCGGATCGAACTCGACGGCGGCCAGGTCACCTCGGTGGTGGACCCGATCGGTGATCGTGCCCGCGTCGGCTATGCGCCCAGCGGCCTCGTCGACCGGTTGAGCGGCAGCTCCGGGGCGATCACGTCGGTTGCATGGCAGTCCCACGAGGATCAGGTGCCGCGCATCAGTACGCTCCGTACCACGGATGCCTCGGGCACGGAGCTGAGCACACGGAGCTGGAGTCTCGGTGACGCGAATCTCGCCTCTGGGTGGCCGGATGTGCAGACGCCGGTCGATCTTGGTCTCGCGCCTGCATCGTCATTCCGGTACGAGAGCGAGATCTCCGACGGATCGACGCGCGTGCGGTCGGTATACGGACCCTTGCACACCCTGCAGTCGAGGGTCCTCGTCGCCTCCACGGCCTCCGGCGACCTCGAGTTGCAGTCGCAGACGTTCACCTACCCCGAAGCCGCCGGCGGAGCGGCCGATCCGGGTGCCCTCCCGGTGAACTGGTCCCGTCCGCTCGTCACCGAGGTCACGCATTCGGACGAGACCGGTGCCACCCGAACGCTGACCGAGCAGTTCGAGTACGACGACGTGGGCCGACTCGTGCTCCGCACGCAGCCCGATGGGACGGTCGTCGAGGTCGAGTATGCCCCGAGCAGCCCGGGCGAGACCGGTCCACCGATCGGGCTTCCGGTGCTCGAGACCACGACCGCACCGGACGGATTGATCACCCGAGCCCGGCACACGCTGACTGACGACGGCACATCCCTCCTCGCGACCGAGGAGCTCACCGGGCGGACCGGCGGGGAACTCGCGCCTGTGAGCCGAACCGAGTACACCGTCGAGCCGGATGGCTACGTGTCCGAAGAACGTGTCTTCCCCGGGGGCGACCCCGACGCGGAGCCGGTCGTCACCCAGCACCGGAGATCGATCGACCTGGACCGTGGCGAGATGACCGGCAGCGAGACGATCGCCGCGGGGTCCAGCGCCGAGGCCACCACGACGACCGTGACCTCGCTCCGGCACGGTGGCGTCACCGAACAGGTCGATGCGCTCGGCAACCGCGCGACCGCGACGTTCGACGTACTCGGCCGGCTCCTGACCGAGACCGCCGCCGGGCTGACGACGACGACCGCGTACGAGTCCGCCGAGCGCCACGGCCGGAACGCCACGACCGTGACCGACCCGGCCGGTCGCGCGTCCACTGAGATCGTCGACCCACTCGGCAGGATCACCGCCGCGCACGACAACATCGACCATGGCGTCGTGAGTCCCGGTCACGTGCGCGTCGCGGAGACCCGGACGTATCCCGCACCGGGCCTCGTCGAGGTCACCGATGCGTGGGGTGCGGTCACCAAGACCCGGCAGGACATCTTCGGCCGCACCGTCGAGTCCGTCGCCCCGGGCGGGCTCACGATGCAGACCGACGCGGACGGCACGATCACGACAACGACGTACTGGGCGGACGGCTCCCGCAAACGGCGCACGCGAGCGAACGCGACCACCGGCGAACAGACTGACATCGGGTACTACTGGTCCGGCGGCATGCTCGTCAACGAAACGCATGCGAGCGGGGACACCGATGCCGCTGCCGATGCCGCTGCCGATGCCGCTGCCGAGGTGAGCTATCTCATCGGCGCCGGACGTCACGCCCGCACGACACCCGACGGCACGCAGTACTCCGACGCCGATCGCCACGGCAACATCGTCGAGACCACCGACGAACACGGCATCCGCGCCGCCTATTACTCGTACTCCGACTACGGCATCGCCCGGATCACCGGCCCGGGGAACGACGCGACGGGCATCGCACGGAATCCGTTCCAGTACGCCGGCGAATACACCAGTGAAGACGGCACCCAGCCGCTCGGCTCGCGCACCTACGATCCTCGCCTCATGCAGTTCACGACCCCCGACACCGAACCGCTGCACAACCTCCGCGCGTATGCCGACCTGAACCCGATCATGAACGTCGACCCGAGCGGCACGAGCGCGAACCTCGACGAGGTGCTCAACTGGGTCATGTTCGGCGTTGCGGTCACGGCTGCCGCCTTCAGCGTGCCCACGCTCGCGGCCGCCACGCCGGTCGGCGCACCCGCCATCTTCTCGTTCGCCGCAGCGGTCGTCGCGGGCGCCGCCGACGCCGTGAACCTCGGCATTACGGCCGCCGTGCTCATCAAGCAGTACAAGCCGCAGTGGTACGGCGATGCAGACACGAGCATGCTCGAGTCCGAGGAGCTTCGGCGTGCCGGATACGGGCTCGCCGCCGCAGCCGCACCCGGAGCCCTGTCGGCGCTCCTCTCACGCGGCTTCACCCGCCTCGCGAACCCGAAGATCGTCAAGAACGAGTCATTCGTGAGCGATCTCAAGCACCTCGACGACGACCATCGCGCGGCGGCACTCCGCATCAGGATGAAGAAGGACCGGACCGGCAAAGCGTACTTCCACGGCACGAAGCTGTACGCCTATACCAAGATCCGCCAGATGGGCTTCAAAGCCCCGTCGGGGAGCGATCGTGCCCTCTACGGCATTGGCACCTACTTGGCGAAGGATTCGCGTACGTCGGTCAGGGACTACGGGCGCCATCTCATCAGGCTCGATCCTGGCGGGGTCGTGCGGGCCATGAAGGTCGATGCGTTCCGCCAATGGTCGACACCGGGCTCGGGCACGGTGTACGGCCTGCGGAACCCGTATTGGACGAAGACCTCCCCGTTCTGGGTGCGCAAATACACCCGGATGTTCGCGTCGGTGGACGAGGTCGAGGCGTACCGGGAGAGGCACAGCATTCAAGCCGTGTTCATCGCTCGGGACTTCGAAGGCACGGTGTCGCACCCCGGACATGGCACGGTGCTCCACTACCTCCGCGTGCCGCAGAGCACCGTCGCCAGCGGCGTACTCACGAAATCCCGACTCACCTTCCTCTTCCCCTCGACCCCGGCTCCAGGGCTTCCGCCTCGCGGTCGGTGGTAG
- the cls gene encoding cardiolipin synthase yields the protein MNFEEFWALFVVVGLLLIDLAIRVVAIIVVPRNRKPTAGMAWLLAIFFIPYFGVLFFLLIGNPKLPRHRRRKQAEVDRAILEATHGVERVSDTRSWPSWFEGIVQMNRNLGSMPLVGSNSAQLIGEYQDSLDQMAAAIRDAKAYVHVEFYIFALDKTTAPFFDAIGEAAARGVTVRVLLDHIASMRVRGYKQTLRRLTEMGVQWHLMLPVQPFKGKYQRPDLRNHRKILVVDGEVAFMGSQNIIDRGYNKRSNEKRGLKWKELVARVEGPIVSGLDAIFSSDWYLETGEVIVTEIPAFDQPGEEQNLDCQLVPSGPGFRNENNLKLFLSLLYAAKERIIITSPYFVPDESMLYAISGATQRGVHVELFVSEIGDQALVYHAQRSYYEALLRTGVKIYLYKAPYILHSKHFSIDHDVAVIGSSNMDIRSFELNAEISLLVRGASFVRDMREIEAGYRRDSRELTLEEWKQQPLRSTVLDNLARLTSALQ from the coding sequence ATGAACTTCGAGGAGTTCTGGGCGCTATTCGTCGTCGTCGGGCTCCTCCTCATCGACCTCGCCATCCGCGTCGTGGCGATCATCGTCGTGCCGCGGAACCGCAAGCCGACAGCGGGCATGGCGTGGCTGCTGGCCATCTTCTTCATCCCGTACTTCGGCGTGCTGTTCTTCCTGCTCATCGGGAATCCGAAGCTGCCGCGGCACCGTCGCCGCAAGCAGGCCGAGGTCGACCGCGCCATCCTCGAAGCGACGCACGGTGTCGAGCGGGTCAGCGACACCCGGTCGTGGCCGTCGTGGTTCGAGGGCATCGTGCAGATGAACCGCAATCTCGGGTCCATGCCGCTCGTGGGGTCGAACAGTGCACAGCTCATCGGCGAGTACCAGGACTCGCTCGACCAGATGGCCGCGGCGATCCGCGATGCCAAGGCGTACGTGCACGTCGAGTTCTACATCTTCGCGCTCGACAAGACGACCGCACCGTTCTTCGACGCGATCGGCGAGGCCGCCGCACGCGGCGTGACCGTGCGCGTGCTCCTCGACCACATCGCGTCGATGCGTGTGCGCGGGTACAAGCAGACGCTGCGCCGGCTCACCGAGATGGGCGTGCAGTGGCACCTGATGCTGCCCGTGCAGCCGTTCAAGGGGAAGTACCAGCGGCCCGACCTGCGGAACCACCGCAAGATCCTCGTGGTCGACGGCGAGGTCGCGTTCATGGGGTCGCAGAACATCATCGACCGCGGCTACAACAAGCGCAGCAACGAGAAACGCGGGCTCAAGTGGAAGGAGCTCGTCGCTCGCGTCGAGGGCCCGATCGTCTCGGGGCTCGACGCGATCTTCTCGAGCGACTGGTACCTCGAGACCGGCGAGGTGATCGTCACCGAGATCCCCGCGTTCGATCAGCCGGGCGAGGAGCAGAACCTCGACTGCCAGCTCGTGCCGTCAGGGCCGGGGTTCCGGAACGAGAACAACCTGAAGCTGTTCCTGTCGCTGCTGTATGCGGCGAAGGAGCGGATCATCATCACGAGCCCCTACTTCGTGCCCGACGAGTCCATGCTCTACGCGATCAGCGGCGCGACCCAGCGTGGCGTGCACGTCGAGCTGTTCGTGTCGGAGATCGGCGATCAGGCGCTGGTGTACCACGCGCAGCGCTCATACTACGAGGCGCTGCTGCGCACGGGCGTCAAGATCTACCTGTACAAGGCGCCGTACATCCTGCACTCGAAGCACTTCTCGATCGACCACGACGTCGCGGTCATCGGGTCGAGCAACATGGACATCCGTTCCTTCGAGTTGAACGCCGAGATCTCGCTGCTCGTTCGAGGTGCGTCGTTCGTCCGCGACATGCGCGAGATCGAGGCCGGCTACCGACGGGACAGCCGCGAGCTCACGCTCGAGGAATGGAAGCAGCAGCCCCTGCGCTCGACCGTGCTCGACAACCTCGCGCGGCTCACCTCGGCGCTGCAGTAG
- a CDS encoding helix-turn-helix domain-containing protein has protein sequence MAPADAADVHDIHCRLDELLAERGLTLARLADLVGVTVVNLSVLKNDRARAIRFSTLQAICEALDCEVGDLLVRRRADTPSAP, from the coding sequence ATGGCACCGGCAGATGCCGCCGACGTCCACGACATCCATTGCCGGCTCGACGAGCTGCTGGCCGAGCGCGGTCTCACGCTCGCGCGGCTCGCCGACCTCGTCGGCGTCACGGTCGTGAACCTCAGTGTGCTCAAGAACGACCGCGCACGCGCGATCAGGTTCTCGACGCTGCAGGCGATCTGCGAGGCGCTCGACTGCGAGGTCGGCGACCTGCTGGTCAGGCGCCGGGCGGATACCCCGTCGGCCCCGTGA